Proteins from a genomic interval of Quercus lobata isolate SW786 chromosome 11, ValleyOak3.0 Primary Assembly, whole genome shotgun sequence:
- the LOC115967761 gene encoding dirigent protein 23-like, whose product MAKLSVVLIALLFSLVANITFAQSFKEEKWATRLKFQRKKETVTNIQFYFHDTLSGKNPSAVRVAEATETEKSPTLFGVIMMADDPLTETPDPNSKLLGRAQGLYGSAGQQEMGLIMAMNFGFIDGIYNGSSISLLGKNSAMHPVREMPIVGGTGLFRLARGYAIAQTHWIDLTTGDAIVGYNVTVVH is encoded by the coding sequence ATGGCAAAACTTAGTGTTGTACTAATAGCATTGCTATTCTCCCTAGTGGCAAACATCACATTCGCTCAAAGCTTCAAGGAAGAGAAATGGGCAACAAGGCTAAAGTTCCAAAGGAAAAAGGAGACAGTGACCAACATCCAATTCTACTTCCATGACACACTCAGTGGGAAGAACCCAAGTGCAGTTAGGGTGGCTGAAGCTACTGAAACTGAGAAATCTCCAACACTATTTGGTGTTATCATGATGGCAGATGATCCATTGACTGAGACACCTGATCCAAATTCAAAGCTCCTGGGCCGGGCTCAAGGACTATATGGGTCTGCAGGACAGCAAGAGATGGGACTGATCATGGCCATGAACTTTGGGTTCATAGATGGCATCTACAATGGTAGCTCTATTAGCCTTCTTGGCAAGAACTCGGCTATGCATCCGGTTCGAGAGATGCCAATCGTCGGTGGAACCGGGCTTTTCCGGCTAGCGCGTGGCTATGCCATTGCTCAGACACATTGGATTGATCTCACCACCGGCGATGCTATAGTTGGCTACAATGTTACAGTGGTTCACTAA
- the LOC115969112 gene encoding dirigent protein 22-like, translating to MTKLALVLLLFSLSMPMQLVQSTNDEPKEVDKWIQKLHHGEEKVSRLHFYFHDTVSGKNPSAVEVAEASMTKKSPTLFGLINIFDDPLTEGPESTSKLVGRAQGLYGSAGQQELGLLLAMNLFFTTGKFNGSGLTILGRNAVFHSIREMPIIGGTGAFRLARGFVQAKTHFLNLTSGDAIVEYHVVAMHY from the coding sequence ATGACAAAGCTAGCTCTAGTCCTATTGCTTTTCTCTCTAAGCATGCCCATGCAATTGGTGCAAAGCACCAATGATGAGCCCAAAGAAGTTGATAAATGGATCCAAAAGCTTCATCATGGGGAAGAGAAAGTCTCTAGGCTCCATTTTTACTTTCATGACACAGTATCAGGCAAAAACCCAAGTGCAGTGGAAGTAGCTGAAGCATCAATGACTAAGAAATCACCCACCTTGTTTGGACTAATCAACATTTTTGATGACCCATTAACAGAAGGACCTGAATCCACCTCCAAGCTTGTGGGTCGAGCTCAAGGTCTATATGGGTCAGCTGGCCAACAAGAATTGGGCCTACTTTTGGCCATGAACCTTTTTTTCACAACTGGGAAATTCAATGGTAGCGGTCTCACTATTTTGGGCAGAAATGCAGTGTTTCATTCAATCCGTGAGATGCCAATTATAGGTGGGACTGGTGCTTTCCGATTGGCACGTGGATTTGTGCAAGCAAAGACACATTTTCTCAATCTTACCTCTGGGGATGCTATTGTCGAGTACCATGTTGTGGCTATGCATTATTGA
- the LOC115968015 gene encoding translocase of chloroplast 120, chloroplastic-like, whose translation MENGVGVVDGYEKGEKSVEVGVIEGRVEEEGRVVVGSDEVKDLDGEEVFEEAMSDPKDLQEHGSLDGGVGGGDRNVEVVGESGLRGVDENLNGGYEVEKFEEASEVASLEVVGSIEDKVESLVDGKSVDGVVVEDGVDEGGTEKEVENDEFNGSREDVVVDSGENGGKEVSEIGAGGEEEVLKGEDEVDVKSGLVIEKSEDKDSDDVNLEQMTVDEKAESGGCDKLEGSVIESPVESELNREILNEGGSVEELKENNLGTECQDNSSRELKDAIAGLVPTCKDDSSDVPRDTSSYKDTEHRDYRNGKVEDTQVGVDSECHVESSELKDISVDLHTSVKEISVIESSPSAELSKTENSEKFQGAATALRADDNKVSQLQHTNEEVHEASNSHVVAEEIKTKVENTQQEKKRPGGNGEEEIQPAPELASSFGKSTNPAPPARPAGLGRAAPLLEPAPRVVQQPRVNGSASHMQNQQIEDAVNGDAEEYDETREKLQMIRVKFLRLAHRLGQTPHNVVVAQVLYRLGLAEQLRGRNGGRVGAFSFDRASAMAEQLEAAGQEPLDFSCTIMVLGKTGVGKSATINSIFDEVKFSTDAFQMGTKKVQDVVGTVQGIKVRVIDTPGLLPSLSDQRQNEKILHSVKRFIKKTPPDIVLYLDRLDMQSRDFSDMPLLRTITEIFGPSIWFNAIVVLTHAASAPPDGPNGTASSYDMFVTQRSHVVQQAIRQAAGDMRLMNPVSLVENHSACRTNRAGQRVLPNGQVWKPHLLLLSFASKILAEANALLKLQDSPPGKPFPNRTRAPPLPFLLSSLLQSRQQVKLPEEQFGDDDDVDDDLDESSDSDEEPEFDELPPFKRLTKAQEARLSKSQKKAYFDELEYREKLFMKKQLKEEKKRRKMMKKMASSAKDMPSDFSENVEEESGGGASLPIPSADYNLPASFDSDNPTYRYRHLDSTNQWFVRPVLDSHGWDHDVGYEGINVERLFVVRDKIPLSFSSQVTKDKKDANVQLEVASSIKHGEGKATSVGFDMQSVGKDLAYTLRSETRFSNSRKNRATAGVSVTLLGDALSAGLKVEDKLIANKRFRLVMTGGAMTARGDVAYGGSLEAQLRDKDYPLGRSLSTLGLSVMDWHGDLAIGLNIQSQIPVGRSSNLIARANLNNRGAGQVSIRLNSSEQIQIALVGLVPLLRKLLGHLQQLQDKSAFT comes from the coding sequence ATGGAAAATGGTGTTGGGGTTGTTGATGGGTATGAAAAGGGAGAGAAGAGTGTGGAAGTTGGGGTGATTGAGGGGAGAGTAGAGGAGGAAGGGAGGGTTGTGGTGGGGTCTGATGAAGTTAAGGATTTGGATGGTGAGGAGGTTTTTGAGGAGGCAATGAGTGACCCAAAGGATTTGCAGGAGCATGGTTCATTGGATGGTGGGGTTGGTGGGGGAGATAGGAATGTTGAGGTGGTTGGTGAGTCGGGTTTGCGAGGGGTAGATGAGAATTTGAATGGTGGATATGAGGTTGAGAAGTTTGAGGAGGCGAGTGAGGTTGCATCTTTGGAGGTGGTTGGGAGTATTGAAGACAAGGTGGAATCTTTGGTGGATGGGAAGAGTGTTGAtggggtggtggtggaggatggGGTTGATGAGGGAGGGACTGAAAAGGAGGTAGAGAATGATGAATTTAATGGGTCGAGGGAAGACGTGGTTGTTGATAGTGGAGAAAATGGTGGAAAGGAGGTATCTGAGATTGGTGCTGGTGGAGAAGAGGAAGTCTTGAAGGGTGAGGATGAAGTGGATGTGAAGTCTGGTCTAGTGATTGAAAAGTCTGAAGATAAGGATTCTGATGATGTGAATTTGGAGCAAATGACTGTAGATGAAAAAGCAGAAAGTGGAGGTTGTGATAAGTTGGAAGGAAGTGTTATTGAGTCTCCTGTAGAATCTGAATTGAATAGGGAGATTTTGAATGAAGGTGGTAGTGTTGAGGAACTGAAGGAGAATAACTTGGGTACTGAATGCCAAGACAACAGCAGCAGGGAACTGAAAGATGCTATAGCTGGCCTTGTTCCAACCTGCAAAGATGATAGCAGTGATGTACCAAGGGACACTTCATCTTATAAGGACACAGAACATCGGGATTACAGGAATGGGAAAGTGGAAGATACTCAAGTTGGAGTGGATTCCGAGTGTCATGTGGAAAGTTCTGAACTGAAAGACATTTCAGTTGATCTGCATACATCTGTGAAAGAAATTTCAGTAATTGAAAGCTCACCTTCTGCTGAATTGTCTAAAACTGAGAATTCTGAAAAGTTTCAGGGTGCTGCAACTGCCTTGAGAGCAGATGATAATAAAGTTTCTCAACTTCAGCATACTAATGAAGAAGTTCATGAAGCTTCCAACAGCCATGTTGTGGCGGAGGAGATTAAAACGAAGGTAGAAAATACTCAGCAAGAGAAGAAAAGACCTGGAGGTAATGGAGAAGAGGAGATACAGCCAGCACCAGAGCTTGCTTCTTCATTTGGAAAATCCACAAATCCTGCTCCCCCTGCTCGTCCTGCTGGCCTTGGTCGTGCTGCCCCACTATTGGAACCTGCACCTCGGGTTGTTCAGCAGCCTCGTGTGAACGGTAGTGCATCTCATATGCAAAACCAGCAAATTGAGGATGCTGTTAATGGGGATGCTGAGGAGTATGATGAGACTCGGGAAAAACTCCAAATGATAAGAGTGAAATTTTTACGGCTTGCACATAGGCTTGGACAGACTCCCCATAATGTTGTTGTGGCACAGGTTTTGTACAGACTGGGATTAGCTGAGCAGTTGCGAGGGAGAAATGGGGGTCGTGTTGGTGCATTTAGCTTTGACCGTGCGAGTGCAATGGCAGAGCAGCTTGAGGCAGCAGGGCAGGAGCCCCTTGATTTCTCTTGTACAATTATGGTCCTTGGGAAGACAGGAGTTGGTAAAAGTGCAACCATCAATTCGATATTTGATGAAGTTAAGTTCAGCACTGATGCTTTTCAAATGGGTACAAAGAAGGTGCAGGATGTTGTGGGAACGGTGCAGGGGATTAAGGTACGTGTCATTGACACTCCAGGCCTTCTCCCTTCTTTGTCAGACCAGCGGCAGAATGAGAAGATCCTCCACTCTGTTAAGCGCTTTATCAAGAAAACTCCTCCAGATATTGTATTGTATCTTGATAGATTGGACATGCAGAGCAGGGATTTTAGTGATATGCCACTCTTGCGCACCATCACTGAGATATTTGGTCCATCTATATGGTTCAATGCAATTGTGGTCTTAACTCATGCAGCCTCTGCTCCACCTGATGGTCCAAATGGTACTGCTTCTAGTTACGACATGTTTGTGACCCAGCGTTCTCATGTTGTCCAGCAAGCTATTCGTCAAGCAGCTGGAGATATGCGGCTTATGAATCCTGTTTCATTAGTAGAGAACCATTCGGCATGCAGAACAAATAGGGCTGGGCAGAGAGTGCTGCCAAATGGTCAGGTTTGGAAGCCTCATTTGTTACTGCTCTCTTTTGCATCAAAGATTTTGGCTGAAGCAAACGCACTTTTAAAATTGCAAGATAGTCCCCCTGGCAAGCCTTTCCCAAATCGAACAAGAGCACCTCCTTTACCTTTCCTTCTCTCTTCCCTTCTCCAATCAAGACAACAGGTGAAGCTGCCTGAGGAGCAgtttggtgatgatgatgatgtagaTGATGATCTTGATGAGTCGTCAGATTCTGATGAGGAACCAGAATTTGATGAATTGCCACCATTTAAACGTCTGACGAAGGCCCAGGAGGCAAGGCTCTCTAAATCTCAGAAGAAGGCATATTTTGATGAGTTGGAATATAGGGAAAAGCTTTTTATGAAGAAGCAGTTGaaggaggagaaaaagagacggaagatgatgaagaagatggcATCTTCGGCAAAGGATATGCCTAGTGACTTCAGTGAGAATGTAGAAGAAGAAAGTGGTGGGGGCGCATCTTTGCCAATTCCCTCAGCTGATTATAACTTACCTGCTTCTTTCGATTCTGATAATCCTACTTACCGGTATCGCCATCTTGATTCAACCAATCAGTGGTTTGTAAGGCCTGTTCTAGACAGCCATGGTTGGGACCATGATGTTGGTTATGAAGGAATAAATGTAGAAAGATTGTTTGTGGTTAGAGACAAAATACCCTTATCTTTTTCAAGCCAGGTTACAAAGGATAAAAAGGATGCCAATGTCCAACTGGAAGTAGCCAGTTCAATAAAGCACGGTGAAGGGAAAGCAACTTCAGTAGGTTTTGATATGCAGTCTGTTGGAAAGGATTTAGCTTACACTCTACGGAGTGAGACAAGGTTTAGTAATTCTAGGAAGAACAGGGCAACTGCTGGTGTCTCAGTTACTCTCTTGGGTGATGCCTTATCAGCTGGATTGAAAGTTGAAGACAAATTGATTGCCAATAAACGGTTCAGGTTGGTTATGACTGGTGGCGCAATGACGGCTCGTGGTGATGTTGCTTATGGTGGTAGTTTGGAGGCACAGTTGAGAGATAAGGATTATCCTCTTGGTCGTTCTCTTTCAACTCTAGGTCTTTCTGTCATGGATTGGCATGGTGATCTTGCCATTGGTTTAAATATACAGTCACAGATCCCTGTGGGACGGTCTTCAAACTTGATTGCTCGTGCCAATCTGAATAATAGGGGGGCAGGACAGGTCAGCATTCGCTTAAATAGCTCAGAACAGATTCAAATAGCTTTGGTCGGCCTCGTTCCTCTTCTCAGAAAGCTACTTGGTCATCTTCAACAATTGCAGGACAAGTCAGCATTCACTTAA